The following are from one region of the Sardina pilchardus chromosome 4, fSarPil1.1, whole genome shotgun sequence genome:
- the cldn10l2 gene encoding claudin 10-like 2: protein MRKRLIQIFGFLISTLGWVFVCCTMAMDYWRITSIGGQGGSWIIKAASYWSNLWRDCFTDTTAITNCRDYDVLWGVTPYVQAVRGLLMVGMAFGFVAAILCFIGMECTYIGGSEKAKDRLVFIGAIFHFVGGVSDIAAYCLYLNRVARTTFAHSLERGVLRYGIGTPIFLGLVAAFLIILGSLLYAVTVYRILFPKRVVYALAPRTYMDPQTYMGSRNRTPYYGASYYGLPRPSRQSRQSRSSGYTSSSRVSRISQITEERSARDAFV from the exons ATGAGGAAAAGACTGATTCAGATCTTTGGCTTCCTGATCTCAACCCTCGGTTGGGTTTTTGTGTGCTGCACAATGGCAATGGACTACTGGAGGATCACTTCTATCGGTGGCCAAGGCGGCTCTTGGATCATCAAGGCAGCATCGTACTGGTCCAACTTGTGGAGGGACTGCTTCACCGACACCACAGCCATAACCAACTGCAGAGATTACGATGTCTTGTGGGGTGTCAcac CCTATGTCCAGGCTGTCAGAGGACTGCTGATGGTGGGCATGGCCTTTGGATTTGTCGCTGCCATattatgctttattggcatggaaTGCACCTACATTGGGGGAAGTGAGAAAGCTAAAGACAGACTTGTTTTCATTGGAGCCATTTTCCATTTTGTTGGTG GTGTTTCAGACATTGCTGCTTATTGCTTATACCTCAACAGAGTTGCCAGAACCACTTTTGCTCACTCTCTGGAGAGAGGTGTCCTGAG GTATGGCATTGGAACTCCGATATTTCTTGGCTTGGTGGCCGCCTTTCTCATCATCCTAGGCTCCCTTCTGTATGCAGTCACTGTGTACCGAATCCTCTTCCCCAAAAG GGTTGTGTATGCTTTAGCTCCGCGCACATACATGGATCCTCAGACCTACATGGGCTCCAGGAACAGAACACCGTACTATGGGGCTTCATACTATGGCCTCCCACGGCCATCAAGGCAATCAAGGCAATCAAGATCATCAGGATACACTAGCAGCTCCAGGGTATCCAGGATTAGCCAAATAACTGAGGAGAGATCAGCAAGAGATGCATTTGTGTGA